A window of Synechococcus sp. MEDNS5 contains these coding sequences:
- a CDS encoding sulfotransferase, protein MEKTTILALPRSGTTSIFSILENFGSKNEYLEEESVDIFSRYRLNGNANNFDKILIDHVKKRWMLSNMKVDAASFNFMCPSHIHEVYPNMRYIYLLREPISWIESFVSMLLYYRTIFGSQEMPIWMSNYGKIYSLSFDWEKLYECTLETRTPYAELLIKDLINFWYTEHKNLLSFCKDKNTLYLETNMISNSLGSIGNFLGIDTSLLSKNTHVNKGRGKKYFLSISEKQYIKKIANAILEHYSFLRENQSL, encoded by the coding sequence ATGGAAAAAACTACCATTCTAGCGTTGCCACGCAGTGGAACCACCTCTATATTCTCAATACTTGAGAATTTTGGATCGAAAAATGAATATTTGGAGGAAGAATCAGTAGATATTTTTTCAAGGTATAGATTGAATGGCAATGCCAATAATTTTGATAAAATTTTAATTGATCATGTGAAGAAAAGATGGATGTTATCTAATATGAAAGTAGATGCAGCGAGCTTTAATTTTATGTGTCCTAGTCATATTCATGAAGTTTATCCAAATATGAGATATATATATTTGCTGAGAGAACCTATAAGCTGGATTGAATCATTTGTATCAATGCTTCTCTATTATCGAACTATCTTTGGGAGTCAAGAAATGCCAATATGGATGTCAAATTATGGAAAAATTTATTCATTATCATTTGATTGGGAAAAATTATATGAATGCACTCTAGAAACAAGAACACCATATGCAGAACTTTTAATAAAAGATTTGATCAATTTTTGGTATACAGAACATAAAAATCTTCTTTCTTTTTGTAAAGATAAAAATACACTCTATCTTGAAACAAATATGATTTCAAATTCCTTGGGTTCAATTGGAAATTTTCTTGGCATAGATACGAGCTTATTGTCGAAAAATACACATGTAAATAAGGGTAGGGGGAAAAAATATTTTCTCTCAATTTCAGAGAAGCAGTATATTAAAAAAATAGCTAATGCTATTTTAGAACATTACTCCTTTCTTCGAGAAAATCAGAGTTTATGA
- a CDS encoding Nif11-like leader peptide family natural product precursor has product MASQVQSFFDKVNSDAALIAKAKAVGFSDFPKIVDFAKELGFTITTKELEDHFKESLGDAADLSEADLSGVAGGTATALAAAVVGAGAGVTTTTQGSGW; this is encoded by the coding sequence ATGGCCTCTCAAGTACAAAGCTTTTTTGACAAAGTCAATAGCGACGCCGCGCTTATCGCAAAAGCAAAAGCTGTTGGTTTTTCTGATTTCCCTAAGATTGTTGACTTTGCTAAAGAGTTAGGTTTTACGATAACTACAAAAGAATTGGAAGATCACTTTAAAGAATCACTTGGTGATGCTGCTGATCTTTCTGAAGCTGATCTGAGTGGCGTCGCTGGCGGAACAGCAACAGCATTGGCTGCTGCTGTGGTTGGTGCCGGTGCTGGTGTTACAACAACGACTCAAGGTTCAGGCTGGTAA
- a CDS encoding Nif11-like leader peptide family natural product precursor, whose product MASQVQSFFDKVNSDAALTAKAKAVGFSDFPKIVDFAKELGFTITTKELEDHFKESLGDAADLSEADLSGVAGGTATALAAAVVGAGAGVTSTTQGSGW is encoded by the coding sequence ATGGCTTCTCAGGTACAAAGCTTTTTTGACAAGGTCAATAGCGACGCCGCGCTTACCGCAAAAGCAAAAGCTGTTGGTTTTTCTGATTTCCCCAAGATTGTTGACTTTGCTAAAGAGTTAGGTTTTACGATAACTACAAAGGAATTGGAAGATCACTTTAAAGAATCACTTGGTGATGCTGCTGATCTTTCTGAAGCTGATCTGAGTGGCGTCGCTGGCGGAACAGCAACAGCATTGGCTGCTGCTGTGGTTGGTGCCGGTGCTGGTGTTACATCAACGACTCAAGGTTCAGGCTGGTAA